CTTCGAGCGTTGCGATGGCGATGTGCTTCTTGTCGTTGAACAGGATGTGCTCGTAGATCTCATCGGTGATCGCGATGGCGTTCCACTTGTGACAAAGCTCGGCAATGGTTTGAAGCTCTTCCCGGCTGAAGACTTTTCCGGTCGGGTTGTTCGGAGTGTTGATGATGATTGCCTTGGTGTTGTCATTGAAGGCCGCTGCCAGCTCGTCCGGATCAAATGACCAGTCGGGTGCGTGCAATGTCACGAAGCGAGGCGTCGCGCCCGACAGTATCGCGTCAGGTCCGTAGTTCTCATAGAAGGGTTCGAAGACGATCACCTCATCGCCCGGATTCACGATCGCCATCAGCGCAGCGATCATCGCCTCGGTTGAGCCGCAGGTGACAGTGATCTCGCGCTCCGGGTCTACTTCGAGGCCCAGGTACCACGAAGACTTTTCGGCAATCGCGTCTCGAAACTTCTTCGCGCCCCAGGTGATCGCGTACTGATTCACGTCGGCCATGATCGCGTCGCAAGCGGCGAGCTTTATCTCTTCGGGCGCGGAGAAATCAGGAAAGCCCTGCGAGAGGTTGATCGCGCCGTAGAGGTTTGCCTGCCGGGTCATTTCGCGGATGACGGATTCGGTGAACTGTTCTGCTTTGTGGGATATGATCTGTTTGGGCATCGCGGTTTAGTGCTCTTAGCTTCGCTTCGATGATTTTGCCTGGCGAGTCTTTCGAGTCACAGGGCTGGACTTGGCTTTGCCTTCATTTTCATCCAGCCAATTCTTGAGGTCGTTGGCGGCTTTGAAATCAAGCAGCGCTTCGGCGAGCGCCTCGACCTTGTTGAGCGGCAGCTTGCGAATCCGCGACTGTAAGCTAGGACCAAGCTCGCCGCAGCGGCGAGTCAACAGCCGCAGTACAAGTGTGATCTCGCCCTCCTGCCGACCCTGCTTCAAACCCTGCCGTATTCCCTGCTTCATCCAACTTGCCACGATTTCCATTATTTCTTCTCAACTTCCTGCTTCAGTTGCTCGATGATCGATTCAACCGCGGAAGCATATTCGCCCTCGGGGTCGAGCCGCAAGTAATGGCGATATGCTTCAATCGCCTCTTTGTTGCGGCTGGCTTTTTCGAGAATCTCCGCAAGCTGATAGTAGAGAATCGGCTCGGTCTCCATGTCTTGGATTATTCCGATTCGATATTCCTTGACCGCTTCATCGACGCTCCCTTGTTCATTCAGGGCGATAGCCAGGCCGATGTGGGCTTCGAATGAATTCCCCCGCGCAAGTCGAAGCGCTTTTCTGTATTCAACGATCGATTCGTCACCGAGCCCCTGATGGCGACGGAGATTAGCAAGCACAGTCTGCGCTTCTATTAGCGTACCGCCGCCAGTCTTGATCGCTGCTTGAATCTGTTTTTCGGCTTCCTGGAACTCCTGCAACGGGATCAAGCTGCGCGCCATCCCGATTCGCGCTTCAGGAAAGGAGCGCAGCGCCAGAGCCTGCTTGTATTCCTCAACCGCATCTCTGTTCTTACCTTTGTCGCGGAGCGCCTCCGCCTTCTGATAGCGCAACGTAGGCTCGTCACTGGTTTGCTGCTGAGTTACTTTCAGGGTTCTACTTCCGCCGGCGGCAACGATAGTTGACCCCCTCCAATCAGCGTAGCCAACCGTTCTCACTCGGACCGGGTGCGAACCTGCGATCACGCGTGGAAGATCAAGCTCGCCGTTGTCGGCGGTGACTCCGTGACGAACGTTGTTGATGAAGACAACCGTGGCGGGGTGTCCCGTGATTACTTTCAATGCGCCGGTGCGCGCACGAGCCGCCACCGGGGTCTTTCCGCCGGATGATCTGGGATTCTTTTGAGGCTGCGCTTTTGTTTGCGCGACCGCGCATGCCAGCAGGACGATCAGGCAGGCAGTTGCCGAGAGCCGGTTTAGCAAAGAGGCGTCGAGGACAAAGAGGCGGCGCAGAGTCAAAAAATCTCTCCGCAACATCGACGTCCTGAGCGCCACTTCGGTCAATGCTTTTGCCACGAGCAAGTGTGAGTTCTGGAGAATCATCACTCCTTGTAAAGCCTTCGATAGTTCGCGGCGTAGCGAAGAACGCCTTGAACATATCCGCGCGTCTCGGAGAAGGGGATGCTCTCGATCCAATCTTCGATGTCCAGCGAGCCGCGCTCGGCGATCCACCGCTGCGCTCGCGCCGGCCCCGCGTTGTAGCCCGCCGCCGCGTACTCGATACGCCCGAACTGCCCGAGCAT
This DNA window, taken from Acidobacteriota bacterium, encodes the following:
- a CDS encoding aminotransferase class I/II-fold pyridoxal phosphate-dependent enzyme, producing MPKQIISHKAEQFTESVIREMTRQANLYGAINLSQGFPDFSAPEEIKLAACDAIMADVNQYAITWGAKKFRDAIAEKSSWYLGLEVDPEREITVTCGSTEAMIAALMAIVNPGDEVIVFEPFYENYGPDAILSGATPRFVTLHAPDWSFDPDELAAAFNDNTKAIIINTPNNPTGKVFSREELQTIAELCHKWNAIAITDEIYEHILFNDKKHIAIATLEGMRDRTITINGLSKTYSVTGWRVGYTIGPPEITQAIRKVHDFLTVGAAAPLQEAGVHALRLPRSYYDHLQADYTVRRNRLLPVLKDAGFLCFDPDGAYYVMTDISAFGYKDDVEFSKFLVKDIGVAVVPGSSFYHEPELGRTQVRFTFCKKDETLSAAEERLQRLKWIAR
- a CDS encoding DUF4351 domain-containing protein; the encoded protein is MEIVASWMKQGIRQGLKQGRQEGEITLVLRLLTRRCGELGPSLQSRIRKLPLNKVEALAEALLDFKAANDLKNWLDENEGKAKSSPVTRKTRQAKSSKRS
- a CDS encoding tetratricopeptide repeat protein, whose translation is MILQNSHLLVAKALTEVALRTSMLRRDFLTLRRLFVLDASLLNRLSATACLIVLLACAVAQTKAQPQKNPRSSGGKTPVAARARTGALKVITGHPATVVFINNVRHGVTADNGELDLPRVIAGSHPVRVRTVGYADWRGSTIVAAGGSRTLKVTQQQTSDEPTLRYQKAEALRDKGKNRDAVEEYKQALALRSFPEARIGMARSLIPLQEFQEAEKQIQAAIKTGGGTLIEAQTVLANLRRHQGLGDESIVEYRKALRLARGNSFEAHIGLAIALNEQGSVDEAVKEYRIGIIQDMETEPILYYQLAEILEKASRNKEAIEAYRHYLRLDPEGEYASAVESIIEQLKQEVEKK